A stretch of Vulpes vulpes isolate BD-2025 chromosome 4, VulVul3, whole genome shotgun sequence DNA encodes these proteins:
- the LOC112919557 gene encoding LOW QUALITY PROTEIN: large ribosomal subunit protein eL8-like (The sequence of the model RefSeq protein was modified relative to this genomic sequence to represent the inferred CDS: inserted 1 base in 1 codon) gives MGKTSASLIRVALLSSGQDIQPKRDLTCFVKWPRYLKLQWQRAILYKGLKVPPXQFTQASDRQTALQLLKLAHTYRPETKQEKRQKLLAWAEKKAAGKGDVPIKRPPVLPAGVNTVTTLVENKKAQLVVIAHDVDPIELVVCLPALCCKTGVPYCIIKGKARLGRLVNRKTCTTVAFTQVNSEDKGALAKLVEAIRTNYNDRYDEISRHWGGNVLGPKSMARIAKLEKAKAKELATKLG, from the exons ATGGGGAAGACTTCAG CCTCACTAATCCGTGTTGCCCTCCTCTCCTCAGGACAGGACATCCAGCCCAAGAGGGACCTCACCTGCTTTGTCAAGTGGCCGCGCTACCTCAAGCTGCAGTGGCAGAGGGCCATTCTGTATAAAGGTCTCAAAGTGCCTC GCCAGTTCACCCAGGCCTCGGACCGCCAAACAGCTCTGCAACTGCTTAAGCTGGCCCATACGTACAGACCAGAGACAAAGCAAGAGAAGAGGCAGAAGCTGTTGGCCTGGGCTGAGAAGAAAGCTGCGGGCAAAGGGGATGTCCCCATTAAGAGGCcgcctgtccttccagctggggTTAACACTGTCACCACCTTGGTGGAAAACAAGAAGGCTCAGCTGGTAGTGATAGCCCATGATGTGGATCCCATTGAGCTGgttgtctgcctgcctgccctgtgcTGTAAGACAGGGGTTCCCTACTGCATTATCAAAGGGAAGGCCAGGCTGGGGCGTCTGGTCAACAGGAAGACCTGCACCACTGTCGCCTTCACACAGGTTAACTCAGAAGACAAGGGAGCTCTGGCTAAGCTGGTAGAAGCAATCAGGACCAATTACAATGACAGATATGATGAGATCAGTCGCCACTGGGGAGGCAACGTCCTGGGTCCGAAGTCAATGGCTCGCATCGCcaagctggaaaaagcaaaggcTAAAGAACTGGCCACCAAGCTGGGCTAA